Genomic segment of Streptomyces roseifaciens:
GATCAAGGCCATCGGGCCGTTCCCCTCGGGGCACGGGCTCCTCGGGGAGCTGATCCGGCACCCCGCGCCGCTGCGTCTGCCGAAGATCTCCGAGCACGCCGCCTCGTACGGCTTCCCGCCCAACCACCCGCCGATGCACAGCTTCGTGGGCGTCCCCATCCGCGTCCGCGACCAGGTGTTCGGGAACTTGTACCTGACCGAGAAGCGCGGCGGGGCGGATTTCGACGCCGAGGACGAGGCGGTGCTCTCCACGCTCGCCGTCGCCGCCGGCGTCGCCATCGACAACGCCCGGCTGTACGAGGAGTCCACGCGGCGCGAACGGTGGCTGCGGGCGAGCGCCCGGGTGACGACCAGTCTGATGTCCGGCAGCCCGCGGCAGGACGTGATGGCCCAGATCGCCGAGCTGGCCAAGGAGATCACCGAGGCCGAGCTGGCGACGGTCTCGCTGCCGCTGGACGACGGGTCCGCGCTGACCGTCGAGGTCGCCACGGGCGGACTGGCCGACGCCATCCGCGGAGTCGCCCTCCCCGTCGAAGGGACCCTGGTCGGCGTCGTGCTCTCCGAGCGCGAGCCGGTGTGCAGCCTCAGCGTCGACGAGGACCCGCGGGTCTCCGCGGTGCCCAAGTCGCTGACGGGGCTGGGACCGGCGGTGGCGGTGCCGATCAAGTCCGGTCAGACGGTGATCGGCGTGCTCTTCCTGGCCCGGGGCACGGGGCGGCCGGTGTTCTCGCAGGAGGAGATCGAGCCCCTGCTGAACTTCGCCGGGCAGGCGGCCATGGCCATGGAGCTGGCGGAGCGCCGGGCGGACGCCGAGCAGCTCACGCTGCTGGAGGACCGCGACCGGATCGCCCGCGACCTGCACGACCTGGCGATCCAGCGGCTGTTCGCCACGGGGATGACGCTGCAGAGCGCGGACCGCTTCATCGACCACGCGGAGGCGTCGGAGCGCGTGCAGCGGGCGGTGAACGACCTCGACGAGACCATCAAGATCATCAGGGCGACGATCTTCGGCCTGCGGTCCCGGGAGACCGCGCCCCAGCACGGGCTGCGCACCCGCGTCGTGCAGACCGTCGGAGGCGCCGCCACGCTCCTCGGCTTCGCGCCGGGCCTGCGGATGGAGGGCCTGCTGGACACCCAGGTGCCGCGCGCCGTCATCGACGACGCGGTGGCGGTCCTGGCGGAGGCCCTGACGAACGTCGTCCGGCACGCCCGCGCCACGTCCGTCGGCGTCTCCGTGGTCAACGACGGCCGGGACCTGGTGCTCACCGTCACCGACGACGGCGTCGGCATGCCCGGCGACGGGCGCCGCAGCGGGTTGCGCAACCTCACCGAACGCGCGGAACGGCACGGCGGGCAACTGCTGCTCTCCGCGCCCTCCGGCGACGGCACGGTACTGACCTGGCGCGTTCCCATCCCGGCGGAATAGCCGCGGGCCGGTTGTCCCGCCGCCCTGCCGTGCCGTAAAGAAGTTCAAAATTCAAGGGGCTGGGTGTCCCTTGCCACGGCACCACCGGGGGCGTCTTGGTGCACCCCCGTGCGCACGGGTCGACCCCCGATCCGCGGGGGGCCGATCGGCCCCATGGGGAGGGACTGACCGTCCCCGTGGTCCCGGAGGGTGTTCCCCCGAAAGTGGATATCCGGCCGATGAACGGCCGGAGACGGGGGAAAGTCATGCAGGCGAACGACAACACAACGAAAACAACGGCCCATCGGGCCCGTGGCCGTGCAGCCGCGCTGCGGTCGGCCTGGATCGCGCAACTCCTGTGCCTGGGCACGCTGGGCTGGGTACGGGACGCCTCGATCAGCGCGCTGGGTCCGTTCTCCGTGGCGGGCTTCGTGCTGTTCCTCGGCTGTGAGGCGGCGGCCGCCCTGTTCATCGCCCGCGCCCGGCGCAGGAATGCGGCACCGGCAGGCTTACGGCCGTCAGCCCGGTGCACCGGGTGTACGGACGGATGTGCGAATGAATGCAGGGACGGCTGTGGCCGAGCGGGTGCCGACGAGGCGGCCGCGGGCATCTGACGGCGGCGTGACGCGCTCACGCCGGCAGCGGTCCGGCTCAGCCCTGGCGGCCGGACTGCTCCCGGCGGTCCCCGGGTTCGCCCGCCTGCGGGCCCGGCTCGGGGGCGGCCCGGCCGGCCTGCGTGGCGAGGACGGCGGCCTGGATGCGGCGCTCGACGCCGAGTTTGGCGAGCAGCCGCGAGATGTGGTTCTTGACCGTCTTCTCGGACAGGAACAAGCTCTTGCCGATCTGACGGTTGGTGAGCCCGTCACCGATCAGCGCGAGGATGTCGCGCTCGCGGGGCGAGAGGTCGGCGAGCCGCTCGTCGCCGGGTCCGGCGTCCTCGCCGTCCCCGCGCAGGCTCGTCATCAGGCGCGTGGTCGTGGCCGGGTCCAGCATGGACTGGCCGGAGGCGACGGTGCGGATGGCGGAGACGAGGTCGGACCCCTTGATCTGCTTGAGGACGTACCCGGCGGCCCCGGCCATGATCGCGTCCAGGAGGGCATCGTCGTCGTCGAACGAGGTCAGCATCAGACAGGCGAGCCCCGGCATCCGCGAGCGCAGCTCCCGGCACACGGTGATGCCGTCGCCGTCCGGCAGCCGGACGTCCAGGACGGCGACGTCGGGGCGGAGGGCGGGTCCCCGGGCGAGGGCGTGGTCGACGGTTCCCGCTTCGCCGGCGACCACGATGTCGTCCTCGGCGTCCAGCAGGTCGTGAACGCCCCGCCGGACCACCTCGTGGTCGTCCAGGAGGAAGACCCGGATCGGCCTGTCCTGGGAGAACACCTCTGTCTGGTCCACAACCGGCTCCCGTCGACGGGTCGGCGCACCGCTGCGCTGCACCGATCATGATCTGCCGGGGGCGGCGCCCGCCATGGGCCGAACGGCCCTGAGAGGGATCAGCCGCCCCGCAGCCGGGCGGCCCTCGCCCTCCTGCCACCAGGAGCCTTCAGCGGCCCCTCGGCGCGGGCGCCGGGTCGATGAAGTTCTGGTAGGTCCCGCCGCTGGAGTGGGCGTCGACGGCGTGGAAACCGGAGTCGGCCCACTGCTTCGCCGCGATCTGCGTAGGAGCGGCGTGAGCGCGCCGACAACCTCAGCTCACGAGCGACTCGCGCATGCGGTCCAGCCCTCGCAGCACCTCGTCACGGTTCTTCGCCTGCTTGATCCACGCCGGAAGGCGGCCGATGGCCCCCATCTTGCGCCAGGGTTCGTACCAGGGGTCGTGCTCACGCAGTGTCGCCTGCACGTACCGCCGCAGCAGGTCG
This window contains:
- a CDS encoding GAF domain-containing sensor histidine kinase, which gives rise to METAGGGSVRLPHLRLDELLGELQARLDTARGTWDRVHSLLEAVLSVGRELDLEHVLRRIIEAAVVLVDAQYGALGVIGQDGRTLSQFLTVGLTDEQIKAIGPFPSGHGLLGELIRHPAPLRLPKISEHAASYGFPPNHPPMHSFVGVPIRVRDQVFGNLYLTEKRGGADFDAEDEAVLSTLAVAAGVAIDNARLYEESTRRERWLRASARVTTSLMSGSPRQDVMAQIAELAKEITEAELATVSLPLDDGSALTVEVATGGLADAIRGVALPVEGTLVGVVLSEREPVCSLSVDEDPRVSAVPKSLTGLGPAVAVPIKSGQTVIGVLFLARGTGRPVFSQEEIEPLLNFAGQAAMAMELAERRADAEQLTLLEDRDRIARDLHDLAIQRLFATGMTLQSADRFIDHAEASERVQRAVNDLDETIKIIRATIFGLRSRETAPQHGLRTRVVQTVGGAATLLGFAPGLRMEGLLDTQVPRAVIDDAVAVLAEALTNVVRHARATSVGVSVVNDGRDLVLTVTDDGVGMPGDGRRSGLRNLTERAERHGGQLLLSAPSGDGTVLTWRVPIPAE
- a CDS encoding response regulator, which translates into the protein MDQTEVFSQDRPIRVFLLDDHEVVRRGVHDLLDAEDDIVVAGEAGTVDHALARGPALRPDVAVLDVRLPDGDGITVCRELRSRMPGLACLMLTSFDDDDALLDAIMAGAAGYVLKQIKGSDLVSAIRTVASGQSMLDPATTTRLMTSLRGDGEDAGPGDERLADLSPRERDILALIGDGLTNRQIGKSLFLSEKTVKNHISRLLAKLGVERRIQAAVLATQAGRAAPEPGPQAGEPGDRREQSGRQG